The Toxorhynchites rutilus septentrionalis strain SRP chromosome 1, ASM2978413v1, whole genome shotgun sequence genome contains the following window.
ctgccagttcctctagaaatttagaaatacattcatgtgaaagagtttatttgaatgttttctatccatgtaacactgtgaccaaatacattaggttttgggatttttcaatcaatcgcaatcaacaggatagcttctgaagattattcttccccatcagtaggatatttccgtatccaatattggatgcataaaaccttgtgcctccaacgtaacgctctcgttttcgaagttctccaaatattcattcattcagaatgaattcagattcaacttcatacaaatgatctctaaatcaacgatagtcctacgtcacccttgcggttataccatagatataacccacttcctgttttatttatatagatagatagatagaagatataggaatgcgttgttttgcctgaaacaaccatttccactttcggacCAAGATCAACTTCGcaagcgcaaatatcgaatgggctAACAACGTttatcacgatgtaattttCGGTCATATGAGAACTCAATTTTCGAATCTTCCGACATTCTTTTAGAGTTTTCCGGACATTTTCCGATTGTGCTCTCTACTATATTGATCTCCGGGAgagataaatacaaaaaaataaagaaggctaaaatcggaccatcccttcttcgggttttccgcttacgaacATATTTGGCCTCcatttctatttatatagatagatataggctAACAGTACGAGGTTGAAGGGATGCTTAAGGACTAAAATGAAACGGTCTCCGTTATCGCTTGgatgtagtcaatcttaatattactcaaagatgttcagttagggctttgagaatcaactcaTTGCCGTTTGCTCAAAAGATACCCCTCTAGGAGTCTGTTTTGAGTAAATTAGCGACGCACATGTTGCCATCCGCACGTTTGCTAAAAACTGattcgcttggcgccggcagcgctcattcggtttacttggtttgtcgccggccgttcttgacattatcggaAAATTACAATCTCTTCGATAGTTCTCATAGGCTCTCGACTCTGTTCCCTCactgtcatgaaatttcgaaTTATAATATAGTAAATGTATAGTATTGTAGtaaatgaatgcaatttttcatttatcgTGAAGAATCGTATCGTCTCTTTTATGTGCAATGATGTTAGGACAAAAGTAATTATGTAATGTaatgtctaatggtatataacacaacatatgtcacaataacgattttgagtaatatgcgtttgaaaactcttaatgaatcgttatatttttcgtagagtgatccccctgtatagaaatcaaagacatagtcctatgtcaaaagtattttacagatatgtctgtaaatttacaaacatatatgtgaatctggcatctctggtggtctgagaatttattgcaagaaatcgcttgaaaaaatacatgaatttgcttgaaaatgaagtggattgagtccgcaccacttaggttgtGAGTACAAGAAGAAGtttgtatcttcaatttcgatgaATCAGAACGggatatttccgtttggataacggttgagatttttcaattgttcgatagttagtttcatgacatatattattacaattgtttttggaaatttcatcaatccataatGGAATGACCGAgcaatgcgatcgattttcatttttcaatttgtaatatgttcccgaaagacgtgatcctacgtcaaaattctttGAGTTTAAATGTAAACCGGCCTTTATGAGGGATGGTTTTTTCCGATGAAAGCTGTCGGAAAATATCGATATATTGTCGATATCATTGACACCATGATTACCATTTTTGCCGTGTTTTCTGAGAGTCATCGTCGCAGTTTGTAGTTGGCTATTGACTATAAAGATTGAAAATTTGTTGATcttattcataaataaaattgtaaatatactATACTTTCACCAAATCACGCAATTTATTATTAATACATTTCAGGAAATACTTAGTATCGAGAGATAGAACACAATGAAGCTGAATATCACCTCAGCCGCCGGCATCATATGCTTGCTGGACGAGCCAATCCAGGAGCTGAAAGTGTTCGCCCTAAAAAAGCTGGACTCCATCGTGGATGAGTTCTGGCCGGAGATATCGGAAGCGgtggaaaaaatcgaaatactcCACGAGGATAAAGGCTTCACGCAGCACGATCTGGCTGCTCTGGTGGCCTCCAAAGTGTACTACCATTTGGGTTCGTTTGAGGACTCGCTGACTTATGCGCTGGGCGCGGGAGATCTGTTTGATGTGAACGCCCGGAACGAGTACGTGGACACGATCATTGCCAAATGCATCGATCACTATACCCAGCTGCGGGTACAGCTGGCGGAGAATCCATCCAAGGCGAAGCCAATCGATGCCCGGCTGGAAGCGATTGTTAATCGGATGATTCAACGTTGTCTGGATGATGGACAGTACCGGCAGGCGCTGGGAATTGCACTGGAAACCCGGAGGATGGACATTGTCGAGTCGTCGATCATGAAGGCGGATGATATTCCTGGAATGTTGGCCTATGCTTTTCGGGTATGAATCCAAATCCCTTGTTGGTATTTTGTTTGATGGAATATTTTCTTTAGGTCACAATGAGTTTGATCCAAAATCGCGCCTTCCGCAATACCGTTCTGCGTTGCCTGGTTAGCCTATACCGCAGTCTTGGTGTTCCAGATTACGTGAACATTTGTCAGTGTTTAATTTTCCTGGAAGATCCGTTGGCCGTTGCAGAGCTGTTGGATAACTTAACCAAGGGAGGCGAACACTCGGTGTTGATGGCTTATCAGATTGCGTTCGATTTGTACGAATCTGCCACGCAGCAATTTTTGGGCCAAGTGCTGCAGGCACTGAAGGCCACTGCTCCAATTCCGTCAGCGCTGATCTCAAATCTGAAGCCACAGGGAACGAATGCTTCCGCACCGGAAGTAAAACAGGAACCCAAGGAAAGCGAGGATGGCGATACGAAGATTGAACGCACCGTCGAGAGCTTGAACGAAGCCGAAAAGACACATCAGACGAACATTGAGAAGCTTGCGGGCATTTTGTCCGGAGAAGTAACAATCGATTTGCAGTTGCAATTTCTTATAAGAAGCAATCACGCTGATCTGCAGATCCTGAGGGCCACCAAGGAAGCGGTGCGAGTATCGATTTGTCACACTGCGACTGTCATTGCAAATGCTTTCATGCACAGCGGAACGACCAGTGATCAGTTTTTGCGGGATAATCTGGAGTGGTTAGCAAGAGCTACTAATTGGGCAAAGCTTACGGCGACTGCCTCGCTTGGAGTGATTCATCGTGGCCATGAGACTGAATCGCTTGCTCTGATGCAAAGCTATCTGCCGAAGGAGAGCGGACCGAGTTCTGGTTACTCCGAGGGTGGTGGTCTCTACGCTTTGGGACTGATTCATGCCAATCATGGAGCGAATATAATCGATTATCTTCTGCAGCAGCTGAAGGATGCCCAGAATGAAAATGTGCGCCACGGTGGATGCCTCGGGCTGGGCCTCGCTGCAATGGGAACCCACCGACAGGATGTTTACGAACAGCTTAAGTTTAACCTTTACCAGGATGATGCCGTAACGGGAGAGGCGGCTGGAATTGCGATGGGTATGGTTATGCTGGGATCGAAACATGCTCCAGCCATAGAGGATATGGTTGCGTACGCACAAGAAACCCAGCATGAGAAAATTCTACGCGGACTTGCTGTCGGAATTTCACTAACGATGTACGCTCGTCTAGAGGAGGCCGATTCGTTGGTCACCAGCTTGTCCAACGATAAGGATCCGGTTCTTCGTCGCAGCGGCATGTACACCGTTGCAATGGCATACTGTGGAACCGGTAATAATCAGGCCATCCGGAAGCTTCTTCACGTTGCTGTGAGTGACGTGAATGACGATGTGCGGCGGGCAGCGGTCACTGCTATCGGTTTTATTCTGTTCCGCACGCCAGAACAGTGTCCTTCGGTGGTCTCACTCCTGGCTGAATCATATAATCCACACGTCCGGTATGGTGCCGCCATGGCTCTTGGCATTGCTTGCGCTGGTACCGGTCTGCGCGAAGCGATTGCTCTTCTGGAACCCATGGCGAAATTTGATCCGATCAACTTTGTTCGCCAGGGGGCGTTGATAGCTTCTGCTATGATTCTGATTCAACAAACCGATCAAACTTGTCCGAAAGTCACATTCTTCCGGCAACTGTACACACAGGTCATCACCAACAAGCATGAAGATGTTATGGCCAAGTATGGTGCAATTTTAGCTCAAGGTAAGAACCTATTTCCCTTTCTATCTGTTCGGAATTTCGACTAAACACTACGCGGTAAAACTGGGGTTTACGGttacttttaaatttttagtgcTCGCCTGTTAGTTTACGAAATTAACACGATTGATGCTATTATTTGGGATGTATATTTTCGACTGACTTATTCTTGTTCTGACTGTGGTATAATTTACATCTTCCATCAGTAAGAGAGCGCATAGAATACGAACATACACTGCTTTTCACAACTATACAACCActcaatttttctgagtttccagagatatgtaagaagtcgattgaattgaagtatatagcgtagggtataataactatcttcatttataagactggccatttgaacatcGTTGTTGcttccaggcgcgaaacattttaaaaactaaaattccggtttttcataactatagaaccagatggaaaaactcttactcctttacaaaattaacgtcaatttaacatgaattacaataagtttctaattcgtaggtcatcttcagttctcaatcagtACAAATAACACATTCGgaatggtttcgaccaagctgcgccatgttgtagtgtgtatcccATTCTACGCAGAGAATTTAAGCTCTCCagatcactcatactgcttgtaagctgcatctactattcgtgcGATCACTCAtcataagttcttgacagggttttgatctggtaaacaagctgaccatccagaatctgaagaccctattcattaaaccattccaTGACCTTCCGGGTTTtaagaattgatgccaaattatccTGTTCTCactttgtttttgatgcaaaaacagcagtaaatgattctgaagtacttccttcgtgttgatggtaatcTGTCTAAACCAGGTCTATTccttcgtgttgatggtaagctccccaaaccataaataTCTCATCTCAAAGGTGCcgatccaaaaactaatgtggaagctaatcccatgggtttcactgATTCagttctctgataaaaagaaataaagcttaaatagaatttcttcatactggaaggacttacggaacgtgtcatgtaatttttcaactcgtaactttgcaggcggtagtttgatggtttgagaaatatattatcaaaaaagcctggtttagatagtttttcatcaacacgaatgcacagtGAAATGTCCAATGAAGTTCTACCAGAATCAATATACAACCGACTCCCAGGAAACACTTAGTATAATAATGGAAACACATTTCCCAGGCTCAATCCAATTGACTTCCGGACACGCACAATACAGCTCAACCTTGTCCAATCAGAGACGAGAATAGAGCTAATGAAATGGCTAGGGCGGTCTTTACGAAGTTCCTGGAAGCCCTTTAAATCTCTAGGACCAGACAGGATCTACCAGGTGCTGTTACAAAAAATCAAGGATATCACTGTCCCTCTTCTGACAGAGATGTTTAGAGCTAGTATGgtactaatagcgaattcgtttttgttcaccgCGCAACTCGTGGGACTCACATGAACTATCCTAACGAGCTTTTCGGGCTCCGGCAGCCTCTCTCTGAATAATGAAGACGAACAAAATGCTGGACAGAATAACGTTTATTCAGGTGAACCTTCATCACGCCAAGGAAGCAAACAGCGTCCTATGCAGAAGGTTCATTCACAAAACTTTGGATGTGGCTCTTATTCAAGAGCCTTGGTTCTATAATTCTAGGATTCGAGGAATCTCTACGCAAAAATATAAGCTTCTCTCTGACAGCACACAAACTGAACCAAGAGCAGCAATTCTTATACGGGATGA
Protein-coding sequences here:
- the LOC129762189 gene encoding 26S proteasome non-ATPase regulatory subunit 1; protein product: MKLNITSAAGIICLLDEPIQELKVFALKKLDSIVDEFWPEISEAVEKIEILHEDKGFTQHDLAALVASKVYYHLGSFEDSLTYALGAGDLFDVNARNEYVDTIIAKCIDHYTQLRVQLAENPSKAKPIDARLEAIVNRMIQRCLDDGQYRQALGIALETRRMDIVESSIMKADDIPGMLAYAFRVTMSLIQNRAFRNTVLRCLVSLYRSLGVPDYVNICQCLIFLEDPLAVAELLDNLTKGGEHSVLMAYQIAFDLYESATQQFLGQVLQALKATAPIPSALISNLKPQGTNASAPEVKQEPKESEDGDTKIERTVESLNEAEKTHQTNIEKLAGILSGEVTIDLQLQFLIRSNHADLQILRATKEAVRVSICHTATVIANAFMHSGTTSDQFLRDNLEWLARATNWAKLTATASLGVIHRGHETESLALMQSYLPKESGPSSGYSEGGGLYALGLIHANHGANIIDYLLQQLKDAQNENVRHGGCLGLGLAAMGTHRQDVYEQLKFNLYQDDAVTGEAAGIAMGMVMLGSKHAPAIEDMVAYAQETQHEKILRGLAVGISLTMYARLEEADSLVTSLSNDKDPVLRRSGMYTVAMAYCGTGNNQAIRKLLHVAVSDVNDDVRRAAVTAIGFILFRTPEQCPSVVSLLAESYNPHVRYGAAMALGIACAGTGLREAIALLEPMAKFDPINFVRQGALIASAMILIQQTDQTCPKVTFFRQLYTQVITNKHEDVMAKYGAILAQGIIDAGGRNVTVSLQSRTGHTNLQAVVGMLVFTQYWYWFPLAHCLSLAFTPTCIIALNSDLKMPKLDFKSAARPSLYSYPAPLEEKKREERDKVATAVLSLAARAKRRTGDKKKDNNKDGDSKMEVDEDAPAAKDELSVTIKTKEDKKEKKQDKAKESGSTPSPAATGEESSSGATATTAAKTPKEPEPSFEILHNPPRVMRQQLKVISIAEGTSYTPMKDVTIGGIIMMQHKVGEEQVLVERVTAYGPKNDDLKEPEAPEPFEYIED